DNA sequence from the Ischnura elegans chromosome 8, ioIscEleg1.1, whole genome shotgun sequence genome:
TTCCTTTTCATCCCTTAAGACACAGACAAAAATGAGATAGCGTCTCTTACATGAATTCCTCATCTGCCTGCCCCAGTAACAAGTCTGTAGGATATATGGTACACTTGTACTCACCATGGGCCATATAGGGGAAATGATAGTTTGCTCGCTTAAGAGGGAGGCGGCCTAGATGCAAGTGGAAAACTTAGAGGCAGAAAGTAAGATTATTACAAACAGTGGTATGTTTGATAGAAACTCCCTTCTTTCCTAAGAGCGATGCTTAAAAGTTTCACCTCCAACACAAGTTTGTTCAGAGCCTAACTCAAATGCATTATAGACTCTGTTACCTTTTTTTCCAAACGTCAATTTACCAGCTTCTCTGTAAGGAACTTGGCTATACATATCCCACTTGCTTTTCTCGACAAAAAAGAAGAGCTAGATAATATAAAAAGTTCTATATCTGATGAGAAAATAGATTAGTACAAACTCTCGCTTCATATATGAATGCCAATATATTTGTCATTACAGGACATTTAGCATATCTCAATTTGAAGCATTGACACCTTAAGATAGTAAGACAACGAATAATCTTTACCTTGAGCTTTGATGGAAATTTCAGGACCGTACGTATCACTTCTAGGAGGTCCGAATTGATCCATTGTTTGAGACACGAGAATCAAAAATTCCATGAAGGAATGAACAGCAACTCTTACTTGTCGAGCTTCTTCGGCAGCAAATTCTCTGCAATAAAGTTAAACTTGATAAAGCGAAATACAACTTTTAGCAGAGGGTGTCATATAAACGAGATCCAATTACTGTTAAAATGAAAGCTAATTAATGAGGTAGACATGCCACGCTTTTGACtcacactttaaaaatattacggTCTAAGACAAGTTTCTTAGAAACGCCACTTCGTCTCGGCTCCGCATCAACACGTAGCACATCATACGCGATAGCAGCTTCACGAACAGTAGGAAATGGAATATTTAGGCATCTGGCAGGAGTTAAggattgaaaaatttgaaattcaaaagataaaaatcaGATTTCACATTGAAGAGAGAGGTATTACGAAGGATACACTTTGAAAACATCGTTGCAATCCATTTCGTCCATTTAAGCtagcaatatttttcatattaatcgCTTAGATTAgtcaaaaatcataataataacgAGGTTACACCGAAAAACTGAAGCAACTGAAGACTGCGAAAAGGCGGTAATCGTCATTCATCTTTTTGCAGCAGAGCAAATTTGACAACAGTTGTTGCCTGACGTCACATCCGTTGACCGATATTCTTCTTCATACTGCCCGTTCTGCAGCCAGCAGCAGGCAGTGTGTCATTTACTTTCATTGAGAACGATTGGTAGAGTTCTGTGGAAGTGGCAAATGCTCGCGGAGCTTATTTATTGATGTTTAGACATTTAGTGTGAAATTTGTTCCAAGGCAACATTATTTCGCTTGCGTGTGCAGTCTGTGTGATCTCTTGCCAGTGGGGTCGATCTTGTGCTAAGTGAATTATTTGAAGtgattaattacttaattaaatcAAGTTCGTAGAAACAGGTATGCAGCATTGCATTACATATGACTAGTTTCCTTCTAGTGTCCTCTCTTCGTCCCTCCTTAGTTATGATATTCTGTTCGTAGTAATTACGGCCGAATTGACGTTTCAGTCTATGATTTTTAAATTCGATTGCTTTGAATGGACTCTGCAttgtgttataaaaatatttgataatgtgACCTGTGAGATGTCTAAAGTGCTTATTTATTGTATCCTTATAGGATCTCACTCAGGAGCCTGAAGATGGGGCTCCTTTTCACCAAAATTTGGAGTTTGTTCGGAAATGAAGGTAAGAACATAATTTTCTGTATTATATTAATCCTGGCGGAATAATTACGTGGTATAAATGTGAGCCTTACAATGCGTGATATTTTCGTCACTAGCCTGCTCGTGCACTATCCATATCATGACCTGCCTTCCGAGAAATTGGTTTGTATTTGAAGTCTTTCAATGTTGGATATTACGAACGGTGTGAAGAAGTAATGAGTAAGGTGCAAACCGA
Encoded proteins:
- the LOC124163343 gene encoding EKC/KEOPS complex subunit LAGE3; amino-acid sequence: MDEMDCNDVFKVCLNIPFPTVREAAIAYDVLRVDAEPRRSGVSKKLVLDRNIFKVEFAAEEARQVRVAVHSFMEFLILVSQTMDQFGPPRSDTYGPEISIKAQA